In Oryza brachyantha chromosome 2, ObraRS2, whole genome shotgun sequence, a single window of DNA contains:
- the LOC102703757 gene encoding methyltransferase-like protein 7A, whose protein sequence is MQPQAAVAQPVARQPPLTSTTTTKARRLCTCAALPPLCRCGRRHLIGSTSATALLPLLALPSPAASPVDPEVMLERVHPARPEWYEKMYATAMDRFMKPYEAEISEYKSKLFSQLMTAGKDILELGVGTGPNLKYYANADGVNIVGVDPNKHMEEYARAAAVSAGLPPSNFTFRRGVGEALPAEDNSMDAVVGTLVLCSVSDVEMALREIKRVLKPGGVYIFIEHVAAPDGSFLRFVQGALNPLQQFVSDGCHLTRETGEIIREAGFSSLDLNTTRLSTAFILSPHVYGVACK, encoded by the exons ATGCAGCCGCAGGCGGCCGTCGCGCAGCCGGTGGCCCGCCAGCCACCTCTCACctcaaccaccaccaccaaagcCCGCCGCTTATGCACCTGCGCggccctccctcccctctgcCGCTGTGGCCGGCGCCACCTCATCGGCTCCACCTCGGCcaccgctctcctccctctgcTCGCCCTTCcctcgcccgccgcctcgcccgtCGACCCCGAA GTGATGCTTGAGCGGGTGCACCCGGCCAGGCCGGAGTGGTACGAGAAGATGTATGCCACCGCCATGGACAGGTTCATGAAACCGTACGAAGCCGAG ATTTCAGAGTATAAATCAAAACTCTTTTCCCAATTGATGACTGCTGGGAAGGACATTCTTGAGCTTGGTGTTGGAACAGGCCCTAACCTCAAGTACTATGCAAATGCTGATGGCGTTAACATAGTTGGGGTGGATCCTAACAAGCACATGGAGGAGTATgccagagcagcagcagtgtcTGCTGGACTTCCACCTTCGAACTTCACCTTCAGAAGAGGG GTTGGTGAAGCTTTGCCGGCTGAGGACAATTCAATGGATGCAGTCGTTGGCACTCTGGTATTGTGTTCAGTAAGTGATGTTGAAATGGCATTGAGAG AAATAAAGCGTGTCCTAAAGCCCGGTGGTGTCTACATATTCATTGAGCATGTTGCTGCGCCTG ATGGATCCTTCCTCCGGTTCGTGCAAGGCGCACTTAATCCTCTGCAGCAATTTGTCTCTGACGGGTGCCACCTCACCAGGGAAACAGGGGAAATCATCAGGGAAGCTGGGTTCTCGAGCTTGGACCTGAACACGACTCGCCTGTCTACCGCATTTATCCTCAGCCCCCATGTTTATGGAGTAGCATGTAAATGA